A region of Caldicellulosiruptoraceae bacterium PP1 DNA encodes the following proteins:
- a CDS encoding radical SAM protein, with protein MQISNIRWEIEPRCNLKCKHCFIGSKLDDYSELKFEDAKRIIDKLVVYGTKSIFLSTKEPLLFKDIDKLILYCTIKGIHTELITNGILLQDELFAERIINSGVGSISISLEGISKESNDYIRGEGTLEKIINALNVLKKIANSKKQVPIVIQMSLNKKNKIEAKHIPEFFNALPIDALVIGGLSMDGNAKDNSDLLLTPDEFVQTWEIILENYFKLNEKRFYINSKSFLPIEAIYYNLFYNTDFCPIPPRCGFLTGSYSLLPNGDIVPCVAILDKENEIGILPKVNFIKENESEEKVEQFANFKTKLNQLIKSNKPESCLSCYWENECIPCPSGIIQKQFNNEISARCINAKKRIESYLKDVKRSANNYYIFVRENTLFHIKTDKLILIRYYEHGGLFKKVYKSDLQKINILQKIFDNKEIKLEDLINEFNNYQALINFLKTLVYDNFILFRRI; from the coding sequence ATGCAAATATCAAATATAAGATGGGAAATTGAACCAAGATGTAACCTTAAATGTAAACATTGTTTTATAGGATCAAAGTTAGATGATTACTCAGAATTAAAATTTGAAGATGCAAAAAGGATAATAGATAAATTGGTTGTATATGGTACTAAAAGTATATTTCTTTCTACAAAAGAACCACTTCTATTTAAAGATATAGATAAGCTTATATTATATTGCACAATAAAAGGTATTCATACTGAACTAATCACAAATGGGATATTGTTGCAAGATGAATTATTTGCAGAAAGAATTATAAATAGTGGGGTAGGCTCTATTAGTATAAGTTTAGAAGGTATAAGTAAAGAATCAAATGATTACATACGTGGTGAAGGAACATTAGAAAAGATAATAAATGCATTGAACGTATTAAAAAAAATAGCTAATTCAAAAAAACAAGTACCTATAGTAATTCAAATGTCTTTAAATAAAAAAAATAAAATTGAAGCAAAGCATATACCAGAATTTTTTAATGCTCTTCCAATTGACGCTCTTGTAATTGGCGGTCTTTCGATGGATGGAAATGCAAAAGATAATAGTGATTTACTTTTAACTCCAGATGAATTTGTACAAACATGGGAGATTATTTTAGAAAATTATTTTAAATTAAATGAAAAGAGATTCTATATTAATTCTAAATCATTTCTTCCTATAGAAGCTATCTATTATAATCTTTTTTATAATACTGATTTTTGTCCTATACCCCCAAGATGTGGGTTTTTAACAGGAAGTTATTCTTTGCTTCCAAATGGAGATATAGTGCCATGTGTAGCTATTTTAGACAAAGAAAATGAAATTGGGATTTTACCAAAAGTAAATTTTATTAAAGAAAATGAAAGCGAAGAGAAAGTTGAACAATTTGCAAATTTCAAAACTAAATTAAACCAATTAATTAAAAGCAATAAGCCTGAAAGTTGTTTATCTTGCTATTGGGAAAATGAGTGTATTCCTTGCCCATCGGGCATAATACAGAAACAATTTAATAATGAAATATCGGCAAGATGCATAAATGCAAAAAAAAGAATTGAGAGTTATTTAAAAGATGTTAAAAGAAGTGCAAATAATTATTATATTTTTGTTCGAGAAAATACTCTTTTCCATATTAAAACGGATAAATTGATTCTTATAAGGTATTACGAACATGGGGGATTATTTAAAAAAGTATATAAATCTGATCTGCAAAAAATAAATATTTTGCAGAAAATCTTTGATAATAAAGAGATTAAGTTAGAAGATTTAATAAATGAATTTAATAATTATCAAGCTCTGATTAATTTTTTGAAAACATTAGTATATGATAATTTTATATTATTTAGGAGGATTTAA